A region of Methylocystis sp. ATCC 49242 DNA encodes the following proteins:
- the repC gene encoding plasmid replication protein RepC produces MMQTQPTTPFGRRSLTLAMVASQAAMKDFAERPGAAQTVVHKWRLFRALTEAKGPLGVTDRALSVLHALLSFHQETALSLPAAAGEERAGLVVFPSNRELSIRAHGMAPATLRRHLASLVEAGLIIRRDSPNGKRYARKGQGGEIENAFGFDLTPLVARADEIENLAEEARAESRAMALLREKITLARRDIVKMIETGVGEGVPGDWRGAQDGYLRLAARYARNLTRRDLEALAGDLAGFAAQLRKLLEDHVNGRKKSASESHSERHIQNQITDSRDSEPSLREGGPEPSGPTGRRSPPPVAPEPPSAGALNPGGGGAAKTYPLGMVLSACPDILDYARGGEIANWRDLAAAAAGARPAPGVSPDAWSQALETMGEHDAAIVIAAILQRSEEIRSAGGYLRALTAKAQAGEFSLGPLLMALLRAKTPRKQKAAG; encoded by the coding sequence ATGATGCAGACACAGCCGACGACGCCTTTCGGGCGGCGGTCGCTGACGCTCGCCATGGTGGCGAGCCAGGCGGCGATGAAGGATTTTGCTGAGCGCCCCGGCGCGGCGCAGACGGTCGTGCACAAATGGCGGCTGTTCCGCGCGCTCACCGAGGCGAAGGGGCCGCTCGGCGTCACCGACCGCGCGCTTTCGGTTTTGCACGCGCTGCTGAGCTTCCATCAGGAGACGGCGCTGAGCCTGCCGGCCGCGGCGGGGGAGGAGCGCGCCGGCCTCGTCGTCTTCCCGTCGAACCGCGAATTGTCGATCCGCGCCCATGGCATGGCGCCGGCGACGCTGCGCCGCCATCTCGCCAGTCTCGTCGAGGCCGGGCTGATCATCCGCCGCGACTCCCCCAACGGCAAACGCTATGCGCGCAAGGGGCAGGGGGGAGAGATCGAAAACGCCTTCGGCTTCGATCTGACGCCGCTCGTCGCGCGCGCCGATGAGATCGAGAATCTCGCCGAGGAGGCGCGGGCCGAAAGCCGGGCGATGGCGCTCTTGCGGGAGAAGATCACGCTGGCGCGGCGCGACATCGTCAAGATGATCGAGACCGGCGTCGGGGAGGGGGTTCCCGGCGACTGGCGGGGCGCGCAGGACGGCTATCTGCGGCTCGCGGCCCGCTACGCCCGCAATCTCACCCGTCGTGATCTGGAGGCTCTGGCGGGCGATCTCGCGGGCTTTGCCGCGCAACTCCGCAAGCTGCTGGAAGACCACGTGAACGGCCGAAAAAAGAGCGCCAGTGAGTCCCATTCTGAGCGCCACATACAAAATCAAATCACCGACTCTCGCGATTCTGAACCAAGCCTTCGAGAAGGCGGGCCCGAACCGTCCGGACCGACCGGCCGGCGATCGCCGCCGCCGGTCGCGCCCGAACCGCCATCCGCCGGCGCGCTCAACCCCGGCGGCGGCGGCGCGGCGAAAACCTATCCGCTCGGCATGGTGCTCTCGGCCTGTCCGGACATCCTCGATTACGCCAGGGGCGGGGAAATCGCCAATTGGCGCGACCTCGCCGCGGCGGCGGCGGGCGCGCGCCCGGCGCCGGGCGTCTCTCCCGACGCCTGGTCGCAGGCGCTGGAGACGATGGGCGAACATGACGCCGCAATCGTCATCGCCGCCATCCTGCAACGCAGCGAAGAAATCAGAAGCGCCGGCGGCTATCTGCGCGCCCTCACCGCCAAAGCGCAGGCCGGCGAATTCTCCCTCGGCCCCCTGCTCATGGCCCTGCTGCGCGCAAAAACCCCCCGAAAGCAAAAGGCC